From a single Natronocella acetinitrilica genomic region:
- the ccoS gene encoding cbb3-type cytochrome oxidase assembly protein CcoS — protein MNIIYVSIPISLILLGVGIWFFFWAVRSGQYDDLDSPAYSILLDEETDRKRQRKSRAKDQDEQQ, from the coding sequence ATGAACATCATTTACGTGTCCATCCCCATCAGCCTGATTCTGCTGGGCGTGGGAATCTGGTTCTTCTTCTGGGCGGTGCGCAGCGGACAGTACGACGATCTTGACTCACCGGCCTACTCGATCCTGCTAGACGAGGAAACCGACCGGAAACGGCAGCGCAAATCCAGGGCGAAGGATCAAGACGAGCAGCAATGA
- a CDS encoding sulfite exporter TauE/SafE family protein translates to MTTELTLVAALVIGLAGSTHCLGMCGGIAGSLGAATSTERTGTRLLYATSYNLGRVGSYTLMGVLFASLVGLLGFSLSRPEWGAALRIATGLILLAVAAHLLLDWSGLRRIEVVGGRIWRVLGPIARRLLPVRSMGGALALGALWGWLPCGLVYTVLLAAAVSGDPLIGGGMMLAFGLGTMPAMTGLTVFGQTLRRWLTGTRPRRVLGALLLVFALWTLTVPILHLADGGGHDHHEAHSE, encoded by the coding sequence ATGACCACGGAACTGACACTGGTCGCGGCGCTTGTCATCGGGCTTGCCGGCAGCACCCACTGCCTCGGCATGTGCGGCGGCATCGCCGGTAGCCTGGGCGCCGCCACCAGCACCGAGCGCACCGGCACACGCCTGCTGTATGCAACGTCTTACAACCTCGGCCGCGTCGGCAGTTACACGCTCATGGGTGTGCTGTTCGCATCATTGGTGGGGCTGCTGGGGTTCAGTCTGTCCCGGCCGGAGTGGGGTGCCGCGCTTCGAATCGCAACCGGTCTGATCCTGCTCGCGGTGGCTGCCCACCTGCTGCTGGACTGGTCCGGCCTGCGCCGCATCGAGGTTGTCGGCGGAAGAATCTGGCGCGTGCTGGGTCCCATCGCGCGGCGTCTGCTGCCAGTGCGCTCCATGGGCGGTGCTCTCGCCCTTGGCGCACTCTGGGGCTGGCTTCCTTGCGGACTGGTCTATACCGTCCTGCTGGCGGCAGCGGTATCCGGTGATCCGCTGATCGGGGGTGGCATGATGCTGGCCTTCGGCCTTGGCACCATGCCCGCCATGACCGGGTTGACCGTCTTCGGCCAGACGCTTCGCCGCTGGCTCACGGGCACCCGGCCACGGCGCGTTCTTGGTGCCCTGCTTCTGGTGTTCGCGCTCTGGACACTGACAGTACCGATACTGCACCTCGCTGACGGCGGCGGCCACGACCATCACGAGGCGCACTCGGAATGA